The genomic stretch TCGGGCGACGTTCGCCCTGCTCGCGTCGCTGCTGGCCGTCGGAGTGACGTTCCTGCTGATCGACCTGCGCTACCTCGGTGCGCTGATCATCCTGATGATGGTCATGGAAATGCTGGTCATGGCCGTCTTCATGATCATGTACATGATGAACCCGGCGGGGCTCATGCCGATGAAGATGGTGCACAACAAGACGGGCGCCGCCGTCATCGCCGGGACCGTGTTCGTGTTGCTGGCGTCCGGGGCCGTCCTCACCCGGTGGCCGGAGCGCAGGGGCACGCCGCCGGCGGATCCGACGCACGCGCTCGGGCTGGCCATCATGGGCCCGAAGATGCTGGTGATGATGGTCATCGGTGTCGCGATCCTGGCCACGATGATCGCCAGTGTGGTGATGGCCACGCACCGGGGCCGGTACGGCAGCGCCATGCCCGATCGCCGTCGGGACGGGGAGGGGTCATGACGCTGGAGGCGTTCCTGCTGCTCGCCGCGGCGCTCTTCGCCGTGGGCCTCTACGGCGTGCTGTCCCAGCAGTCGATCGTCATGCTCATGATGGGCTTGGAGCTCATGATCAACGGCTTGATCGCGGCGGGCGGCGCCTTCTGGTACTTCCTCGCCCCCGCCTCCGCGGACGGCCAGGTGCTGGTGCTGGTCGCGGTGACCGTGATGGCGCTGGAGATGGCGATGGGCTTCGCCGTGGTCACCGCGCTCTTCCGCGCTCGTGACGTCGACATGACCGACGACGCCGGGGACCTCAAGGGATGAGCGCGCTGCTGTGGTCGCTGCCCGGGCTGCCGATCGCCTCCGGCGGACTCCTCCTGCTGGTGCGGTGGCGGCCCGCGGTGGTGGCGACCGTCGTGGCGGCTCTGACGCTCGCCCTCGCGGTGGCCGCCGCCGCGACGCGTCCCTCGGCTCGCACCATGGTGTTCGCGGGCATCGAGTCGGGGCTGGCGGTCGACGGCCTGTCGGCCGTGATGGTGGTCACGGTCGCGGCGGTGTCGCTGGCCGTGCTGGTGTTCGCCACGGGAGAGATGCGCGAGGCCCGCTTCTTCGGCTTCATGCTGATCTTCGTCGGCGCCATGCTGCTCACCGTCACCGCGACCGACCTCGTCCTGCTGCTCATGGCGTGGGAGGTCATGGGCGCGATGTCGTACGGGCTGATCGGCTTCTGGTGGCGGGACCCGGACCGGGTCCGGTCGGCGGGCATCGCGTTCGTCACCACCCGAGCCGGCGACCTGGGCCTCTACCTGGCCGCCGGCTGCGCCATGCTCGGCGGTCAGACATTCGCCCTGCGCGGCCTGGCCGCGTCCTCATGGCGTGACCTGATCGCCGCCGGGCTGGTCGCCGCCGCGCTCGGGAAGTCGGCTCAGCTTCCCTTCTCGTTCTGGCTCTCCCGGGCCATGGCCGGTCCCAGCCCGGTCTCGGCGTTGCTGCATTCGGCGACCATGGTGGCCGCCGGGGCGTACCTGCTGTTGAGGACGCAGCCGTTGCTGGCCGCGACCGGTTGGGCCGCCACCCTGGTGGCCTGGGCGGGCGCGCTGACCGCGCTGCTGCTGGGCGCGGTGGCGGTGGCGCAGCGGGACCTCAAGCAACTGCTCGCCGCGTCGACCTGCGCTCAGCTCGGATTCATGGTGCTGGGTGCGGGGGCAGGGGCCGTGGCGGGCGGGGCGGCGCACCTGGTCGCGCACGCCGCCGTCAAGAGCCTGCTGTTCCTCGGGGCGGGCGCCTGGCTGACCGTGCTCGGCACCAAGGACCTGGCCGAGCTCCGCGGCGCCGCCCGCCGGTACCGGCTGGTCGGGGTCACCTTCGGGATCGGCGGCCTGGCGCTGGCGGGGCTGCCGCCCCTCTCCCTCTGGGTCACCAAGGACGCCGTGCTCGCCGCGGTGCGCTCTCCCCCGCTGTACGTCGTCTCGCTCGGTGCCGCGTTGCTGGCCGCGGCCTACG from Nonomuraea polychroma encodes the following:
- the nuoK gene encoding NADH-quinone oxidoreductase subunit NuoK; this translates as MTLEAFLLLAAALFAVGLYGVLSQQSIVMLMMGLELMINGLIAAGGAFWYFLAPASADGQVLVLVAVTVMALEMAMGFAVVTALFRARDVDMTDDAGDLKG
- a CDS encoding NADH-quinone oxidoreductase subunit J — protein: MAVAFWILAVVAVAGGVAVFVVDSMARATFALLASLLAVGVTFLLIDLRYLGALIILMMVMEMLVMAVFMIMYMMNPAGLMPMKMVHNKTGAAVIAGTVFVLLASGAVLTRWPERRGTPPADPTHALGLAIMGPKMLVMMVIGVAILATMIASVVMATHRGRYGSAMPDRRRDGEGS
- a CDS encoding NADH-quinone oxidoreductase subunit L, with the translated sequence MSALLWSLPGLPIASGGLLLLVRWRPAVVATVVAALTLALAVAAAATRPSARTMVFAGIESGLAVDGLSAVMVVTVAAVSLAVLVFATGEMREARFFGFMLIFVGAMLLTVTATDLVLLLMAWEVMGAMSYGLIGFWWRDPDRVRSAGIAFVTTRAGDLGLYLAAGCAMLGGQTFALRGLAASSWRDLIAAGLVAAALGKSAQLPFSFWLSRAMAGPSPVSALLHSATMVAAGAYLLLRTQPLLAATGWAATLVAWAGALTALLLGAVAVAQRDLKQLLAASTCAQLGFMVLGAGAGAVAGGAAHLVAHAAVKSLLFLGAGAWLTVLGTKDLAELRGAARRYRLVGVTFGIGGLALAGLPPLSLWVTKDAVLAAVRSPPLYVVSLGAALLAAAYAAKAVLAVWRPGDVQGRRVRVAELIPLPVLAAVAAAFGVVGVPEVFGGWSELVGGPDAPPPGAGELALSGGLACAVVLAMAVPVRRRQAIVPGRDAWAGWLHLERAAVAWVWRPLTGVAKAVAWFDDRVLDGAVRAVPRVGMAAARTARKPFETGVDGVVAGIAAGAARLGTLARRPQTGQVHTYFAQAAVAFVLLALVIVLVR